In Oryza sativa Japonica Group chromosome 11, ASM3414082v1, the following are encoded in one genomic region:
- the LOC107278409 gene encoding pentatricopeptide repeat-containing protein At2g26790, mitochondrial: MVLCRQPKYVFQWCRHLRIPPLGLSSCPFSVLTASASVQSDCSSDDEKLNCAPSQHARKRSRPLCSDSVVQTLHCLKRRPAIAFAYFKDTQSIGFNHDFSTYSEMIQILSHSRQGKMLVSLFSELVSSSNASGPEILPLVDHHRRTCATPCSLSFMVDCLIKACITCYDVQATICLFSGICRLGVVPSVWTWNLLLKFIAETGEYEMVLAAYNEMKCFQLTPDVYTFAIVTRSLFQAKKVDEALQVWAEMTEMGVKPDARGYSSFLIGLCDCGKYDLAYVILQEINREKVPVEAMAYNMVMDGLCKEMRLDEAEKLLENKARQGSNPDVYGYSYLIRSYCKMGNLINAVDHYEAMVSHGIETNCHIVSYLLQCFRKLGMTSEAIAYFLKFKDSGLHLDKVIYNIAMDTYCKNGNMNEAVKLLNEMKYGGLTPDKIHYTCLISGYCLKGEMQNAQQVFEEMLKANIEPDIVTYNILASGFCKSGLVMEVFDLLDRMADQGLEPNSLTYGIAIVGFCRGGNLSEAEVLFNVVEEKGIDHIEVMYSSMVCGYLLSGWTDHAYMLFVRVARQGNLVDHFSCSKLINDLCRVGNVQGASNVCKIMLEHDVVPDVISYSKLISIYCQNGDMDKAHLWFHDMVQRGLSVDVIVYTILMNGYCKAGRLQEACQLFVQMTNLGIKPDVIAYTVLLDGHLKETLQQGWEGIAKERRSFLLRANHNKLLSSMKDMQIEPDVPCYTVLIDGKCKAEYLVEARELFDEMLQKGLTPDAYAYTALINGYCSQGEISKAEDLLQEMIDKGIEPDELTFSVLNQSSLRSRKIQFCA, translated from the coding sequence ATGGTTCTGTGCCGGCAGCCCAAATATGTATTCCAATGGTGCAGACACCTGAGAATTCCCCCCCTGGGACTCTCTTCCTGCCCCTTCTCTGTACTGACAGCTTCAGCTTCAGTTCAATCAGACTGCTCTAGTGATGATGAAAAACTGAATTGTGCTCCGTCTCAACATGCCCGGAAAAGATCCCGCCCTTTGTGCTCTGATAGTGTTGTACAGACTCTCCACTGCCTAAAGAGACGACCTGCCATTGCATTTGCCTACTTTAAAGATACACAGAGCATTGGGTTTAATCATGACTTTTCAACCTACTCAGAGATGATTCAGATTCTATCCCACTCACGCCAGGGGAAGATGTTAGTTTCATTGTTCTCTGAGCTTGTTTCAAGTAGTAATGCTAGTGGTCCTGAAATTTTGCCCCTTGTTGATCACCACAGAAGAACATGTGCTACTCCATGTTCACTCTCGTTCATGGTTGATTGCTTGATCAAGGCATGCATCACTTGCTATGATGTACAAGCAACCATATGCTTATTTAGTGGCATTTGCAGGCTTGGAGTTGTCCCATCTGTTTGGACTTGGAACCTGCTTCTCAAATTTATAGCTGAGACTGGTGAATATGAGATGGTTCTCGCAGCTTATAATGAAATGAAGTGCTTTCAGCTGACTCCCGATGTTTATACATTTGCCATAGTCACTAGGTCACTTTTTCAAGCAAAGAAAGTGGACGAGGCTTTGCAAGTTTGGGCCGAGATGACTGAAATGGGAGTGAAACCAGATGCACGTGGGTACTCGTCATTTCTAATTGGTCTGTGTGATTGCGGAAAATATGATTTAGCTTATGTTATTCTACAAGAGATTAATAGGGAGAAGGTTCCTGTTGAGGCCATGGCTTATAACATGGTAATGGATGGACTATGCAAAGAAATGAGATTGGATGAGGCGGAAAAGCTCTTGGAAAACAAGGCCAGACAAGGATCCAACCCTGATGTATATGGTTATAGCTATCTGATTCGGAGTTATTGCAAAATGGGCAACCTAATAAATGCTGTGGATCATTATGAAGCCATGGTTTCTCATGGTATTGAGACAAATTGCCACATTGTGAGTTACCTTCTGCAATGCTTCAGGAAGTTAGGCATGACATCTGAAGCAATTGCGTATTTCCTGAAATTTAAAGATTCAGGGCTTCATCTTGACAAGGTGATTTATAACATTGCTATGGATACTTATTGCAAGAATGGGAACATGAACGAGGCAGTTAAGCTACTGAATGAAATGAAGTATGGGGGTTTGACACCTGACAAAATTCACTACACATGCCTAATCAGTGGTTACTGTTTGAAGGGAGAAATGCAAAATGCACAGCAGGTATTTGAGGAAATGCTGAAGGCCAATATTGAGCCAGATATAGTTACATATAACATATTGGCTAGTGGGTTTTGCAAGAGCGGTCTTGTTATGGAGGTGTTTGATCTTCTAGACCGTATGGCAGATCAAGGTTTGGAGCCTAATTCACTCACCTATGGTATAGCAATTGTTGGATTTTGTAGAGGAGGCAACCTTAGTGAAGCAGAGGTTCTATTTAATGTAGTAGAAGAAAAAGGAATTGATCATATCGAAGTGATGTACAGTtcgatggtttgtggctatttgcttTCAGGCTGGACTGATCATGCTTACATGCTTTTTGTAAGGGTTGCTCGACAAGGAAATCTTGTGGATCATTTTTCATGTTCTAAGTTGATAAATGACCTCTGTAGAGTTGGAAATGTCCAGGGGGCTTCAAATGTTTGTAAGATTATGTTAGAACATGATGTTGTACCTGATGTGATTTCATATAGCAAACTCATATCAATCTATTGTCAGAATGGAGATATGGACAAAGCTCACTTATGGTTCCACGATATGGTTCAGCGAGGACTTTCTGTTGATGTTATTGTATACACTATACTGATGAATGGTTACTGCAAGGCTGGTCGTCTGCAAGAAGCTTGTCAATTGTTTGTTCAAATGACAAACTTGGGCATAAAGCCTGATGTGATTGCATATACAGTTCTACTGGATGGTCACTTAAAGGAGACCCTTCAGCAAGGTTGGGAGGGGATTGCTAAAGAGAGAAGGAGCTTTCTTCTTAGAGCGAATCATAACAAGTTATTAAGCTCCATGAAAGACATGCAAATTGAACCTGATGTACCCTGTTACACGGTGTTGATTGATGGAAAGTGCAAAGCTGAATATCTAGTGGAAGCCCGGGAACTATTTGATGAGATGTTGCAGAAAGGACTTACTCCTGATGCTTATGCTTACACAGCTCTTATAAATGGATATTGTAGCCAAGGGGAAATATCAAAGGCTGAAGATCTTTTGCAAGAAATGATTGACAAGGGAATAGAACCAGATGAATTGACCTTTTCAGTATTAAATCAGAGTTCCTTGAGGTCTAGGAAGATTCAGTTCTGTGCATGA